One genomic segment of Kiritimatiella glycovorans includes these proteins:
- a CDS encoding AAA family ATPase — MSDKAIEQLAAAREKILDSVGRVIIGQRAVLHEILVALFSRGHCLMIGVPGLAKTLMVRTLSDSLRLQGRRIQFTPDLMPSDITGTDLLEEDASGRRAFRFERGPIFTNLLLADEINRTPPKTQAALLEAMQERRVTASGETYSLPEPFMVMATQNPIEQEGTYPLPEAQLDRFMFCIHVDYPAEAEEQKILMDTTRDVMQEAQPVLDAGEVIEVQRLVREVPVSDHVALYAARLARATRPQEKDAPEFIRRWVRWGSGPRAGQNLLLAAKVNALFENRGSVSCADVRRFAHPVLRHRMFCNFSAASEGVEVDDIVDKLIEAVKEPEYG, encoded by the coding sequence ATGTCGGATAAAGCGATCGAACAACTGGCGGCAGCCCGCGAGAAAATCCTCGACAGCGTCGGTCGCGTCATCATCGGCCAGCGTGCCGTGCTGCATGAAATCCTCGTGGCCCTGTTTTCCCGCGGGCACTGCCTGATGATCGGCGTGCCGGGACTGGCGAAGACGCTCATGGTGCGCACGCTCTCCGACAGCCTGCGGCTCCAGGGACGCCGCATCCAGTTCACGCCGGATCTGATGCCCTCCGACATCACCGGCACGGATCTGCTGGAGGAGGACGCCTCCGGACGACGCGCCTTCCGGTTCGAGCGCGGCCCCATCTTCACCAATCTGCTGCTCGCCGACGAGATTAACCGCACGCCGCCCAAGACGCAGGCCGCGCTGCTCGAGGCGATGCAGGAGCGGCGCGTGACCGCCTCCGGCGAAACCTACTCGCTGCCCGAACCGTTCATGGTCATGGCCACGCAGAATCCGATCGAGCAGGAGGGGACCTACCCCCTGCCCGAGGCGCAGCTCGACCGGTTCATGTTCTGCATCCATGTCGACTACCCCGCGGAGGCGGAGGAACAGAAAATCCTGATGGACACCACCCGCGACGTCATGCAGGAAGCGCAGCCGGTCCTCGACGCCGGGGAAGTGATCGAGGTCCAGCGGCTCGTCCGCGAGGTCCCGGTGAGCGATCACGTGGCCCTCTACGCGGCGCGGCTCGCGCGGGCGACACGCCCGCAGGAAAAAGATGCCCCCGAATTTATCCGCCGCTGGGTCCGCTGGGGCTCCGGACCGCGGGCGGGACAGAACCTGCTGCTGGCGGCGAAAGTCAACGCCCTCTTCGAAAACCGCGGCAGCGTCTCCTGCGCCGACGTCCGCCGCTTCGCGCACCCCGTGCTCCGCCACCGTATGTTCTGCAATTTCTCCGCCGCCAGCGAGGGCGTGGAGGTGGACGACATCGTCGACAAGCTGATCGAAGCGGTCAAGGAACCGGAGTACGGGTGA
- a CDS encoding ATP-binding protein, with protein sequence MAHDFNNILQSMMGYAQLAAQDAADRPELHEALNESSHGGERAAALTRQLLAFTRHQRMEPKNVNPDELIRSFSRMLNLALGEHIEYRFKGAGRDATVRVDPSQIEQVLMNLCVNARDAMPAGGRLMIETENMTIDGHYCRDHTDVRPGRYVRISVTDTGCGMDRETLDRVFEPFFTTKEVGKGTGLGLSTVYGIVSQHEGAIHVYSEPGLGTTFRIYFPVVDGEAERGSGREIETSRGGTETLLLAEDDAGVRDWAGNILLSAGYRVITARDGEEALAVIAEKASQIRAAVLDVVMPRHDGAEVADALRRAAAPDTPILFVSGYSADLITDKRKHDAHAAFLSKPCSSAALLRKVRELLDGAEEV encoded by the coding sequence GTGGCCCACGACTTCAACAATATCCTGCAGTCGATGATGGGCTACGCACAGCTCGCCGCGCAGGACGCGGCGGATCGCCCCGAACTGCACGAGGCGTTGAACGAGAGCTCGCACGGCGGCGAGCGGGCCGCGGCGCTAACGCGTCAGCTTCTCGCCTTCACGCGGCACCAGCGCATGGAGCCGAAAAATGTGAACCCCGACGAGCTGATCCGCTCCTTTTCCCGGATGCTGAACCTGGCGCTGGGCGAGCACATCGAGTACCGGTTTAAAGGCGCCGGCAGGGATGCGACGGTACGGGTCGATCCCTCGCAGATCGAACAGGTCCTGATGAATCTGTGTGTAAATGCCCGCGACGCCATGCCCGCGGGCGGGCGGCTGATGATCGAAACGGAAAACATGACGATCGACGGGCATTACTGCCGGGACCATACGGATGTCCGGCCGGGGCGCTATGTACGTATCAGCGTGACGGACACGGGCTGCGGGATGGATCGCGAGACGCTGGACCGCGTGTTCGAACCGTTTTTCACCACCAAGGAGGTGGGCAAGGGAACCGGGCTGGGCCTTTCCACGGTCTACGGAATCGTCAGCCAGCACGAAGGGGCCATCCATGTCTACAGCGAGCCGGGCCTGGGCACCACGTTCAGGATTTATTTCCCGGTCGTGGACGGCGAAGCCGAAAGGGGTTCGGGAAGGGAGATCGAGACATCGCGCGGCGGGACGGAAACGCTGCTGCTGGCCGAGGACGATGCGGGCGTTCGTGACTGGGCCGGAAACATTCTGCTTTCCGCGGGGTACCGGGTGATCACGGCGCGGGACGGCGAAGAGGCCCTGGCGGTCATTGCGGAGAAAGCATCGCAGATCCGGGCGGCGGTACTGGACGTGGTGATGCCGAGGCACGACGGCGCGGAGGTGGCGGACGCGCTGCGGAGGGCCGCCGCGCCGGATACGCCGATATTGTTCGTAAGCGGATACAGTGCCGACCTGATTACGGATAAAAGGAAGCACGACGCGCATGCCGCATTTCTCTCCAAGCCGTGCTCCTCCGCCGCACTGCTGCGAAAGGTGCGCGAACTGCTGGACGGCGCGGAAGAGGTGTGA
- a CDS encoding PAS domain S-box protein, whose translation MSRNTKIFRTAALLIIAYWLLETAVDAYFFREGGVLLWLFPREPHELWVRGLFIAVMIVFSVYADRAVRERRHHLTRIQFLNGVLRGIRDINQIITHKLDRDTLIQQSCDILTGESGYAGAWIVLTDEEGGLLTAAQAGIHPEAFRAFCEEIRQGTPPCVEEAARRDGPVVKEDPSRECSGCPVREYHRDRSGICMRLQRGDRLYGYMGASVRGHYAGDREVQALFEEVANDFAFALERMEADEQLERQATILDEIGDLVTLTDLDGRILYVNEAQSRLFGVPREDLVGGTVEEYGEDEDHISQREIVRSTCENGEWRGEVVNIGADGHKVILDCHTQLIRDREGRPQYLCGVARDITEHRRAEEEQSRLYSAVEQSVEGVLMTDPEGNIEYVNPAFVSMTGYRREEVLGRTPAILKSGRQDEAFYRDLWNTIRSGGTWKGRMINRREDGTEFTEDATISPVRNMRGEVKHYVKVARDITAELEVQHQLQQAQKMEAFGRLAEAWPTTSTISCSR comes from the coding sequence ATGAGCCGCAACACGAAAATATTCCGCACGGCTGCTCTGCTGATAATCGCTTACTGGCTTCTGGAAACGGCCGTAGACGCGTATTTCTTTCGGGAGGGCGGTGTCTTGCTGTGGCTGTTTCCGCGCGAACCGCACGAGCTATGGGTACGGGGGTTATTCATCGCGGTGATGATCGTCTTCTCCGTCTATGCCGATCGTGCCGTTCGCGAGCGCAGGCATCACCTCACCCGCATACAGTTTCTCAACGGCGTGCTGCGGGGCATACGCGACATCAACCAGATCATCACGCACAAACTCGACCGGGACACGCTGATCCAGCAGTCGTGCGATATTCTCACGGGAGAGTCGGGTTACGCGGGCGCGTGGATCGTGCTGACGGATGAAGAGGGAGGGCTTCTCACCGCGGCCCAGGCGGGAATCCATCCGGAGGCGTTTCGCGCTTTCTGCGAGGAGATCCGTCAGGGCACCCCGCCGTGTGTCGAGGAGGCCGCGCGTCGGGACGGCCCCGTGGTCAAGGAAGACCCGAGCAGGGAATGTTCCGGTTGTCCCGTACGCGAATATCACCGTGACCGCAGCGGCATCTGCATGCGGCTGCAGCGCGGCGACCGCCTCTACGGCTACATGGGAGCTTCCGTCCGCGGGCATTACGCCGGCGACCGCGAGGTACAGGCGCTGTTCGAGGAGGTCGCCAATGACTTCGCTTTCGCGCTGGAGCGTATGGAAGCGGACGAACAGCTGGAGCGGCAGGCGACCATTCTCGACGAGATCGGCGATCTGGTGACCCTTACCGACCTCGACGGCCGCATCCTGTATGTGAATGAAGCCCAGTCCCGCCTCTTCGGCGTGCCGCGCGAAGATCTCGTCGGCGGAACGGTTGAGGAGTACGGCGAGGACGAGGACCATATAAGCCAGCGGGAAATCGTTCGCAGCACGTGCGAAAACGGCGAATGGCGCGGCGAGGTGGTAAATATCGGGGCAGACGGTCACAAGGTGATTCTAGACTGTCATACCCAGCTGATCCGTGACCGGGAGGGGCGTCCGCAGTACCTGTGCGGCGTCGCGCGGGACATCACCGAACACCGGCGGGCGGAAGAGGAGCAGTCCCGCCTCTACTCCGCGGTCGAGCAGTCTGTCGAAGGCGTGCTCATGACGGATCCCGAGGGGAACATCGAGTACGTGAACCCCGCGTTCGTGTCGATGACCGGATACAGGCGCGAGGAGGTGCTGGGCCGGACGCCCGCTATCCTCAAGAGCGGGCGGCAGGATGAGGCCTTTTACAGAGACCTGTGGAACACGATCCGTTCGGGCGGCACGTGGAAGGGACGAATGATCAACCGGCGCGAGGACGGTACGGAGTTCACGGAGGACGCGACGATTTCCCCGGTGCGGAACATGCGGGGCGAGGTGAAGCATTACGTGAAGGTGGCGCGCGATATCACGGCGGAACTGGAAGTTCAGCACCAGCTCCAGCAGGCCCAGAAGATGGAGGCGTTCGGCCGGCTGGCGGAGGCGTGGCCCACGACTTCAACAATATCCTGCAGTCGATGA
- a CDS encoding BatA domain-containing protein — MSGIFFANPLFLQLLPLAALPVIFHFLLRLRKKPHPFPTLMFFRRIDPRLSSRKKIREWLILLLRTLLILLLLLALARPRWQRAGGGGRLATVLVLDNSASMTREDAEGMPLIERAAEAARALLREQRPGDTAALVLLVADPAAKRPDGLTADTGSLLDALDDLEAVECAGRPAQALTTARRILDESEAPAAAVHVFTDLQRNEWGRPASPPGLREGTTVRVHQLRPVRDRDANVHFRELRLPPMRIPAGRTFYAEAVLANNGGAAADILLNTAGGGTEAASRELTLMPGAEARTPIALRAEAPGLHARRMWIEGDAFSADNHAGLAFRTLPRQQVRFAGTRTAYGALPHALSPAGGELTGIETHFESGGDEGADGAERTALHVATYAEFIRRSASLSETVERGGRLLLLPAVTGPGVAERPGRLDLALDAPVSWEEGMRLHAAEPAAAIFDGLRGADGEVSLGEARVMRVMPVRGGEGWTTLLRIETGSPVLAYRRFGRGMIYASGAAFDPGWTTLPLKGPFVVLAQHLALESGDGEEPAFQWVAGEPPPAPAAAEDEALSVTAVEGPPLQWRGPPAERPVLCRAGVYKLAAGSETWYAGVQGDGAEGAQDYMDDSVVPAMEGWRYRVAPLAAPRELVDAVGRFREAFDPFPWIILAALAVLFAEGALANRPPLRAAGRAEP, encoded by the coding sequence ATGAGCGGCATCTTTTTCGCCAACCCGCTCTTCCTTCAGCTCCTGCCGCTGGCCGCGCTGCCGGTCATCTTCCACTTCCTGCTCCGCCTGCGCAAAAAGCCCCATCCGTTTCCCACGCTGATGTTTTTCCGGCGGATCGACCCCCGCCTGAGTTCGCGCAAAAAGATCCGCGAATGGCTGATTCTGCTTCTGCGCACGCTCCTGATCCTGCTCCTCCTGCTCGCCCTCGCCCGCCCGCGTTGGCAGCGCGCCGGGGGCGGAGGGCGGCTCGCCACCGTGCTCGTACTCGACAATTCGGCGTCGATGACCCGCGAAGACGCGGAAGGCATGCCCCTCATCGAACGCGCCGCAGAGGCGGCCCGCGCGTTGCTGCGGGAGCAGCGTCCCGGCGATACGGCCGCCCTCGTGCTGCTGGTGGCGGATCCCGCCGCGAAACGGCCGGACGGACTCACGGCCGATACCGGCAGCCTGCTGGATGCGCTCGACGATCTCGAGGCGGTGGAGTGCGCCGGGCGTCCGGCGCAGGCGCTGACCACTGCGCGCCGGATCCTGGACGAGTCGGAGGCGCCCGCGGCGGCCGTGCACGTATTCACCGATCTCCAGCGCAACGAATGGGGGCGCCCTGCGAGCCCGCCGGGCCTCCGCGAAGGCACCACCGTCCGGGTCCATCAGCTCAGACCCGTCCGCGACCGGGACGCCAATGTCCACTTCCGCGAACTGCGGCTGCCGCCGATGCGGATTCCCGCGGGACGCACATTCTACGCCGAGGCCGTCCTCGCCAACAACGGCGGAGCGGCGGCGGACATCCTGCTCAATACGGCCGGCGGCGGAACGGAGGCCGCGAGCCGTGAACTCACCCTGATGCCGGGGGCGGAGGCCCGCACCCCCATCGCGCTGAGGGCCGAGGCCCCGGGGCTGCACGCGCGCCGGATGTGGATCGAGGGCGACGCCTTCAGCGCGGATAACCACGCGGGCCTCGCCTTTCGCACCCTCCCGCGCCAGCAGGTCCGTTTCGCCGGAACACGGACGGCCTACGGCGCCCTTCCGCATGCCCTCTCCCCGGCCGGCGGCGAGCTGACCGGAATCGAAACGCACTTCGAGTCCGGCGGGGATGAGGGAGCGGACGGCGCGGAGCGCACCGCGCTTCACGTCGCCACGTACGCGGAGTTCATCCGCCGTTCCGCGTCGCTGAGCGAAACCGTGGAACGGGGCGGGCGGCTCCTGCTGCTGCCGGCCGTTACCGGGCCCGGCGTCGCGGAACGGCCCGGCCGGCTCGATCTCGCCCTCGACGCTCCCGTGAGCTGGGAGGAGGGGATGCGCCTGCATGCGGCCGAACCGGCCGCGGCGATTTTCGACGGCCTGCGGGGCGCGGACGGCGAGGTCTCGCTCGGGGAGGCGAGGGTCATGCGGGTGATGCCGGTCCGCGGCGGCGAGGGCTGGACGACGCTGCTGCGGATCGAGACCGGTTCGCCCGTGCTCGCGTACCGGCGGTTCGGGCGCGGCATGATCTATGCCTCGGGTGCGGCCTTCGATCCCGGGTGGACTACGCTGCCGCTTAAAGGCCCGTTCGTCGTCCTCGCCCAGCACCTCGCGCTCGAAAGCGGCGACGGCGAAGAGCCCGCCTTCCAGTGGGTGGCCGGCGAGCCGCCGCCCGCCCCGGCGGCGGCGGAGGACGAAGCGCTCAGCGTGACCGCCGTCGAAGGCCCGCCCCTGCAGTGGCGCGGACCGCCCGCGGAGCGTCCGGTCCTCTGCCGCGCCGGGGTGTATAAACTGGCCGCGGGATCCGAAACCTGGTATGCGGGCGTGCAGGGCGACGGCGCGGAAGGGGCGCAGGACTATATGGACGATTCGGTCGTGCCGGCGATGGAAGGCTGGCGCTACCGGGTCGCGCCGCTGGCCGCCCCCCGTGAGCTGGTCGACGCCGTCGGCCGGTTCCGCGAGGCGTTCGACCCGTTCCCGTGGATCATCCTTGCCGCGCTCGCCGTCCTGTTCGCGGAAGGCGCGCTCGCGAACCGCCCGCCGTTGCGGGCCGCGGGGAGGGCGGAACCATGA
- a CDS encoding polyprenol monophosphomannose synthase, whose product MNDLGISLEDSVIVVPTFNERQNVRPLAAEVFRHYPDAHLLFVDDSSPDGTGELLDEMSADDERVHVLHRADKNGLGRAYIAGFKWALERAYEFVFEMDADFSHSPEELGELRRGVEDADLALGSRYVGGIRIINWPLNRLILSRSAGVYTKLVTGMPFTDPTGGFKCFRRRLLKHFDLDRIESNGYGFQIELTYRAWMDGFRVTEVPITFVERRSGESKMSTAIIREAFLLVWRLLIHSRFRRRPRA is encoded by the coding sequence ATGAACGACCTCGGCATCTCCCTTGAAGACTCGGTCATTGTCGTGCCGACGTTCAACGAGCGCCAGAACGTCCGCCCGCTGGCGGCCGAGGTCTTCCGCCACTACCCGGATGCGCACCTTCTCTTCGTCGACGACAGCTCGCCGGACGGGACCGGGGAGCTGCTGGATGAAATGTCGGCCGACGACGAGCGCGTACACGTGCTCCACCGCGCGGACAAAAACGGCCTAGGGCGCGCCTACATCGCCGGCTTCAAATGGGCGCTGGAACGGGCGTATGAATTCGTATTCGAAATGGACGCCGATTTCTCGCATTCGCCGGAGGAACTGGGTGAACTCCGGCGCGGGGTGGAGGACGCCGATCTCGCGCTCGGCTCCCGCTACGTCGGCGGCATCCGGATCATCAACTGGCCGCTCAACCGGCTGATCCTGAGCCGCAGCGCCGGCGTCTACACCAAGCTCGTCACCGGCATGCCCTTCACGGATCCCACGGGGGGCTTCAAATGTTTCCGCCGCCGGCTGCTGAAGCATTTCGACCTCGATCGTATCGAGTCGAACGGCTACGGGTTCCAGATTGAACTGACCTACCGCGCCTGGATGGACGGCTTTCGCGTCACGGAGGTCCCGATCACCTTCGTCGAACGCCGGTCCGGTGAATCGAAAATGAGCACCGCGATCATCCGCGAGGCCTTCCTGCTGGTCTGGCGCCTGCTAATCCACAGCCGGTTCCGGCGCCGGCCCCGCGCCTGA
- a CDS encoding DUF58 domain-containing protein, with protein MKPEPLPVTAPMPEAAYTYLPPSYAERLKTMGLSVRKPVMGTLQGLHRSPHLGSSVEFAEYREYVRGDPIRLIDWAVYARSDRYVIRRFIEETNLRACFLLDTSASMGYRARGDYTKLEYASYLAAGLMYVLINQGDSAGLMTFDSGVNRYFEPVGAFERLRPMLLHLEDLDPAGESGIEAIMHEAAERLPPKGLVIVLSDLLEDPDSILRGLRHLQHFGHDITVFHVLDGGELRLPVHGNAEFREMESGERLTVDTEEIREAYTREVERYLDRLQRGCTEGVADYVFADTSRSVFDVLRRRATQP; from the coding sequence TTGAAACCTGAACCCCTTCCCGTCACTGCCCCGATGCCTGAAGCGGCCTATACATACCTGCCCCCCAGCTATGCGGAACGGCTCAAGACGATGGGCCTGTCGGTCCGGAAGCCGGTCATGGGTACGCTGCAGGGGCTGCACCGGTCGCCGCACCTGGGGTCTTCCGTGGAATTTGCGGAGTACCGCGAGTACGTGCGCGGCGATCCGATCCGTCTGATCGACTGGGCGGTTTACGCCCGGTCCGACCGCTACGTCATCCGGAGGTTTATCGAAGAGACCAACCTGCGCGCCTGCTTCCTGCTCGACACCTCGGCCAGCATGGGATACCGCGCGCGGGGCGACTACACGAAGCTCGAATACGCCTCCTACCTCGCCGCCGGATTGATGTACGTCCTGATCAACCAGGGCGATTCCGCGGGTCTGATGACCTTCGACTCCGGCGTGAACCGCTACTTCGAACCGGTCGGCGCGTTCGAGCGCCTCCGCCCGATGCTGCTTCACCTCGAGGATCTCGACCCCGCCGGCGAAAGCGGCATCGAAGCGATCATGCACGAGGCGGCGGAGCGGCTGCCGCCCAAGGGCCTGGTGATCGTCCTGTCCGACCTGCTCGAGGACCCGGATTCGATTTTGCGCGGCCTTCGCCACCTCCAGCACTTCGGCCATGACATCACGGTATTCCACGTCCTCGACGGCGGCGAACTCCGGCTTCCCGTACACGGCAACGCCGAGTTCCGGGAGATGGAGAGCGGCGAACGGCTGACGGTGGACACCGAGGAGATCCGCGAAGCCTACACCCGGGAGGTCGAACGCTATCTCGACCGCCTCCAGCGCGGCTGCACGGAAGGGGTGGCCGACTACGTCTTCGCGGATACCTCGCGCTCGGTGTTCGACGTGCTGCGGAGGAGGGCCACCCAGCCATGA
- a CDS encoding DUF4159 domain-containing protein: MKTLGRILFPLFAAVCVCGAAQDEDAWLKPLGQPPKAAPRRISGGESLPPLPLPATPLRRTERKRQPSPPTLVTKVMWGETASFQFEDGKSMEVADWNQCPSDVQSILHKARGPLQVRYGYETAPIAAFHGDPARTPLLLFSGSRSIRFDEDQLRKLRAYVLRGGMIVADNIAGSPFFYQSFREAMLKAFPELAVREIPDDHPVYHMLAEVRHVHYPRNRESNEPYLEGMYVGSRIGVLISRYGLGCGWDNHHVPFIDEAVFYDVPSASQIGINLIAYAVGYAETARREAEPEWFGSLDEQDPTDQFVFAQLRHEGAWNVHPGGAAALLRRLERDTSMRVSLKRVAVDPGKDDLSGYTFLYLTGLDDFRWSDTEAARLRGFLNSSGTLLINNGLGLSTFDRAVRRELQKVLPGAELVEIPAGHPVYHAVFPVRSVRYTPAATPDREAAPKLYGVRLHGDLRVIYSPYDIEAGWQGGDHPLAKALEPQSAMQLGVNIAMYAMTH, encoded by the coding sequence ATGAAGACGCTTGGCCGGATTCTGTTTCCCCTGTTTGCGGCGGTTTGTGTCTGCGGCGCGGCCCAGGACGAGGACGCCTGGCTCAAGCCGCTCGGCCAGCCGCCCAAGGCGGCGCCGCGGCGCATTTCCGGCGGCGAATCCCTGCCGCCGCTCCCGCTACCCGCCACCCCGCTCCGACGCACCGAACGGAAGCGGCAGCCCAGCCCGCCCACGCTCGTCACCAAGGTCATGTGGGGCGAGACCGCCTCGTTCCAGTTCGAGGACGGCAAGAGCATGGAGGTCGCCGACTGGAACCAGTGTCCCTCCGACGTGCAGTCGATCCTGCACAAGGCGCGCGGGCCGTTGCAGGTTCGCTACGGCTACGAGACAGCCCCGATCGCGGCGTTTCACGGCGACCCCGCCCGTACGCCCCTGCTGCTGTTCAGCGGTTCGCGTTCGATCCGGTTCGACGAGGATCAGCTCCGCAAGTTGCGCGCGTATGTCCTGCGCGGCGGCATGATCGTGGCCGATAACATCGCCGGTTCGCCCTTTTTCTATCAGTCGTTCCGCGAAGCGATGCTCAAGGCGTTTCCCGAACTCGCCGTCCGCGAGATTCCGGACGACCACCCGGTCTACCACATGCTCGCGGAAGTCCGGCACGTACATTACCCGCGCAACCGGGAGTCGAACGAACCCTACCTTGAGGGCATGTACGTTGGCTCGCGCATCGGCGTGCTGATCTCCCGATACGGACTCGGCTGCGGCTGGGACAATCACCACGTCCCGTTCATCGACGAGGCCGTGTTCTACGACGTGCCCTCTGCGAGTCAGATCGGGATCAACCTTATCGCCTACGCCGTCGGATACGCCGAAACCGCGCGCCGCGAGGCGGAGCCGGAGTGGTTCGGATCGCTCGACGAGCAGGACCCGACCGACCAGTTCGTCTTCGCCCAGCTCCGCCATGAGGGCGCCTGGAACGTCCATCCCGGCGGGGCGGCGGCCCTGCTGCGCCGGCTGGAACGGGATACCTCGATGCGCGTCAGCCTGAAACGGGTCGCCGTCGACCCCGGAAAAGACGATCTCTCCGGCTATACCTTCCTCTACCTGACCGGTCTGGACGATTTCCGGTGGAGCGATACGGAGGCGGCGCGCCTGCGCGGATTCCTGAATTCCTCCGGCACGCTGCTGATCAACAACGGGCTCGGACTCTCGACCTTCGACCGCGCCGTCCGCCGCGAGCTGCAGAAGGTCCTGCCGGGCGCGGAACTGGTCGAGATCCCCGCCGGTCATCCGGTCTACCACGCCGTCTTCCCGGTGCGCTCGGTGCGCTACACCCCGGCGGCGACTCCCGACCGCGAGGCGGCGCCGAAGCTTTACGGCGTCCGGCTGCACGGCGACCTGCGGGTCATCTACAGCCCCTACGATATCGAGGCGGGCTGGCAGGGCGGCGACCACCCTCTCGCGAAAGCACTCGAACCGCAGTCGGCCATGCAGCTCGGCGTCAATATTGCGATGTACGCCATGACGCACTAG